In Pectobacterium actinidiae, the DNA window GGAACCGGCCTTATTGGCCGCCATCTTATCCAACGATTACAGCTGCTTTCCCATCACATCACCGTACTGACACGCGATCCTGAACGCGCTAGAGGCGTTCTCGGCAATCAGGTGGAATATTGGTCCACGCTGAGTAATGTCACCTCACTGAACGACTTTGACGGCGTCATCAATTTGGCGGGCGAACCTATCGCCGACAAGCGGTGGACGCCACAACAGAAACAGCGTCTGGCAAAGAGCCGCTGGAACATCACCGAGCAGCTTGCCACGCTGATAAAAGCGAGCAGTAAGCCGCCAGCGGTTTTTATCTCGGGTTCTGCTGTCGGGTATTATGGCGATCAGGGAGAAGCACTGGTCACGGAAGATGAATCCCCAGCCGATGAATTTACACACTATCTATGCGCCCGCTGGGAATCACTGGCACAGTCCGCCGAAAGTGATAAAACTCGTGTCTGTCTGCTACGCACTGGCATTGTTCTTTCAGCGCAGGGCGGCGCGCTGGCAAAAATGCTGCCGATTTTCCGCCTCGGGCTTGGTGGGCCTATGGGTTCCGGCAAGCAATATATGCCGTGGATTCATATTGATGACATGGTGAACGGCATTCTCTATCTGCTGGATCAGCCGACATTAAGTGGCCCGTTCAACATGGTTGCGCCCTATCCGGTTCATAACGAACAATTTTCCGCCACGCTGGCACACGTCTTGGATCGCCCAGGCTTTCTGCGAGCACCGGCTTTCGCGATCAAACTACTGATGGGGGAAGCTTCAACGCTAGTACTGGGAGGGCAGCGCGCCATTCCGCAGCGATTAGAAGCCGCAGGCTTTGGTTTTCGTTTCTTTGAGTTGGAAGAAGCCCTACAGGACGTCATCAAGAAACCGAGCTGAAGTTTGATAAAATGCCCAAATATTCTGCACTGCTGGCGTAAAAATTGTGCTGAGGTCGGCATGACCGCCGGGGGAGCCGCATGGATGCGGCGAAAGGCAGTGCCGCGTCGGACAAAAACGTCAGAGACGTTTTTGAACAGCACTTGTGCTGGCCCGAAGGGCGAGCCCCGTTAATGGGGCGAGTAAACGCGTCACTGGCGGCCCGGATAGCGGTCAGGAACGCCGAAGGCACCGCGCAGCGGCACGATTCTCGCCCAAAAGCCAGTGGTCAAGGAGCAGCGGCAACTGAGCGCTCCTTGTCGGGCGAGTAGATAAAGTATAAGAATACTCGATGGTTAACACGCACGAAAATTTTGCACTATCCGACATAGAATGGTGAAAAGGCTAGAGGCTGATAACCATCAGCCCCAAAACCTACTTCAACACACCGGACAAAAACTGCTGCAAACGTGCACTTTTCGGGTTTCCGAAAAGCTGCTCCGGCGGCCCTTCCTCTTCAATTACCCCCTGATGCAGGAAGATAACATGGCTGGAAACATGACGGGCAAACTCCATTTCATGCGTCACCACCACCATCGTTTTCCCTTCCTCCGCAAGCTGCTGCATGATACGCAACACCTCACCGACCAGTTCGGGATCGAGCGCTGACGTAGGCTCATCAAACAACAAGACTTCCGGCTCCATCGCCAGCGCCCGTGCAATGGAAACGCGCTGCTGTTGACCACCGGAGAGATCCGACGGGTATTTCTGTTGGGCAGCATCCGTGATCCCGACCTTGTTCAGATAGAACACCGCCCGCTCACGCGCTTCCGCTTTACTGAGCCCTAACACCTGAATTGGCGCTTCCATCACGTTCTCTAACGCCGTCATGAAGCTCCACAGGTTGAAGTGTTGAAATACCATCGTCAGACGCGTCCGCAGCATCTGAAGCTGCTTTTTATCAAATACCTTTAATTGCCCGTCAGTGTCGCGCACCATGCGAATTTCCTGATCGCTGACGTAAATCGCCCCTTCGCAGGGTTTTTCCAGAAAATTAATACAGCGCAGTAAAGTACTTTTTCCCGAACCGGACGACCCGATAATCGAAATAACGTCACCCGCTTTCGCCTGTAATGAGATCCCTTTCAGCACCTCATGCTGGCCATAACGTTTACGCAGTTCCGTCACCATCAGTTTGTTATTCGACATACTCTTTTTCCTGCGTTTAATGAGATGAACGGGTATAAAGATGACGTAACCAGTGCCGTTCCGCCTTTCTGAACAGCCCAATTAACACAAACGAGATCGCCAGATAGATAACCGCCGCGATGCCAAAGGCATAAAACGGCTGGTAGGTTGCCGCATTAATATCACGGGCAATCTTCAGAATATCCGGCACTGTTACAGTGAAGGCCAGCGCCGTTGAATGCAGCATCAGAATCACTTCGTTGCTGTAAGCGGGCAGTGCAATACGCAGCGCACCCGGCAAAATAATGCAGCGATACTGCTTAAAGCGGGAGAAGCCGTATGCTCTGGCCGCTTCAATTTCACCATGCGGTACCGAGCGGATTGCCCCCGCAAAAATCTCTGTCGTGTACGCACAGGTATTCAGCGCCAGCGCCAGAATGGCGCAATTTAGCCCGCTGCGGAAAAAGGCATTCAGTAGGTCGGTGCCGCGCACAATCTCCAGGCTATACACGCCGGAATAGAACACCAGAAGCTGTACGTAGAGCGGCGTACCGCGGAACACATAGGTAAAGAGCCAAACCGGAAAGCTGAACCGACGCCGTGGAGACACACGGGCAATCGCCAGCGGCAGCGCCATCAACCCGCCGATAACGACCGACGAGATGAGCAGCCAGAGCGTCATCGCCAGCCCGGTCAGGCGGTAACCATCGCTCCACAGTAGCGGCTGCCAATATTGTTGCAGGATCTCACTCATAGTTTATTTTTTTGACTCCCTGCGAATAGTGCCTTTCCAGCCACCACAACACGCCGTTAGAAACGGTGGTAAAAATCAGGTACATCGCCCCAGCAACCAGCGCAAAATAAAACGGTTCGTGTGTGCCCTTGCCGGCCAACTGCGTCGCCTTAATCACATCATTCAAGCCAAGCAATGACACCAGCGCCGTTGCTTTCAGGATCACCTGCCAGTTATTGCCGATGCCCGGTAGCGCAAAGCGCATCATGGAAGGAAACAGAATACGGCGGAACACCTTCATGGGAGAGAAACCGAACGCGACGGCAGCTTCGATTTGCCCACGCGGCACAGCAAGGTAGGCACCACGAAAGGTTTCCGTGAAATACGCACCGTAAATAAAGCCCAGAGTAATGATTCCAGCAGTCAACGGATCGATGTCAATCTGATCCAGACCGATCGATTCCGTCACGCCGTTTAAGGCAATTTGCAGACCATAGAAAATCAGCAGCATCAGTACCAGATCGGGAATGCCACGAATCAGCGTGGTATAGCAGGAAAAACACCCTGCCAACAGACGGTTGGAAGACAGCTTCGCCGACGCACCAATCAGGCCGATAGCCAGTGCCAGCAGTAACGAACTCGCGGCCAGCTCCAGCGTCATGATGGCACCATCCAGAATTAGCTGGGAATAGCCATAGAGCATCAATGATTTCCGTTGAAATAGCGGTTAATGGCACGCTGCGTCATCAGTCAGGAATACGGCACGAGAGGAACGATCCCGTGCCG includes these proteins:
- a CDS encoding TIGR01777 family oxidoreductase, whose translation is MQLLITGGTGLIGRHLIQRLQLLSHHITVLTRDPERARGVLGNQVEYWSTLSNVTSLNDFDGVINLAGEPIADKRWTPQQKQRLAKSRWNITEQLATLIKASSKPPAVFISGSAVGYYGDQGEALVTEDESPADEFTHYLCARWESLAQSAESDKTRVCLLRTGIVLSAQGGALAKMLPIFRLGLGGPMGSGKQYMPWIHIDDMVNGILYLLDQPTLSGPFNMVAPYPVHNEQFSATLAHVLDRPGFLRAPAFAIKLLMGEASTLVLGGQRAIPQRLEAAGFGFRFFELEEALQDVIKKPS
- the hisP gene encoding histidine ABC transporter ATP-binding protein HisP, encoding MSNNKLMVTELRKRYGQHEVLKGISLQAKAGDVISIIGSSGSGKSTLLRCINFLEKPCEGAIYVSDQEIRMVRDTDGQLKVFDKKQLQMLRTRLTMVFQHFNLWSFMTALENVMEAPIQVLGLSKAEARERAVFYLNKVGITDAAQQKYPSDLSGGQQQRVSIARALAMEPEVLLFDEPTSALDPELVGEVLRIMQQLAEEGKTMVVVTHEMEFARHVSSHVIFLHQGVIEEEGPPEQLFGNPKSARLQQFLSGVLK
- a CDS encoding ABC transporter permease; the encoded protein is MSEILQQYWQPLLWSDGYRLTGLAMTLWLLISSVVIGGLMALPLAIARVSPRRRFSFPVWLFTYVFRGTPLYVQLLVFYSGVYSLEIVRGTDLLNAFFRSGLNCAILALALNTCAYTTEIFAGAIRSVPHGEIEAARAYGFSRFKQYRCIILPGALRIALPAYSNEVILMLHSTALAFTVTVPDILKIARDINAATYQPFYAFGIAAVIYLAISFVLIGLFRKAERHWLRHLYTRSSH
- a CDS encoding histidine ABC transporter permease HisQ, translating into MLYGYSQLILDGAIMTLELAASSLLLALAIGLIGASAKLSSNRLLAGCFSCYTTLIRGIPDLVLMLLIFYGLQIALNGVTESIGLDQIDIDPLTAGIITLGFIYGAYFTETFRGAYLAVPRGQIEAAVAFGFSPMKVFRRILFPSMMRFALPGIGNNWQVILKATALVSLLGLNDVIKATQLAGKGTHEPFYFALVAGAMYLIFTTVSNGVLWWLERHYSQGVKKINYE